A stretch of the Aricia agestis chromosome 15, ilAriAges1.1, whole genome shotgun sequence genome encodes the following:
- the LOC121734064 gene encoding uncharacterized protein LOC121734064, with protein MSVEIEFGGNRRRKAANDDDSSSNQSSPGPSTKKQRSDCGSNMSISTTDGDKEQIFKLVMTNLPGGWTCDQVMNYIREEIGENALLVNDFRDTESDFQIRLKFKTEEERNKVLEKLKIKQALGLVCVDTEDQASDEEESVRSEVMVEHRDKKGQDVGTNISIDVWDVDPKTLYGLKESFLTSLDITPPLSNWVLVTNFRCDRSELKEVLELAGHVVVCHVVTVAKRFANVMYSHPLEAVQAISMLNGQTYYGQTLKITMDHQSEYWKILPKGLANLGPGLGKYGKPVRNIAKEYERFVSGKSTFIETKIFKSENSSDLLKEIISSIGRPERNEDTPKLVIDTEIGESKVKEESPNEEIKSVNSSPELESRKTPDLNTGQALGVNNGDTESINGAFNHNWQSNSTFNKPTNFGQSSGTNGETGFNAQFEMNQGPSDSRQISGVGFQGTQGGPRLRPMLSMQGMQGPQTMQRPQVMQGMQGSQTLQGMQGPQGMSGLQGALAMQVNQGPQAMQGLQGPQGMQGPQGMQGPQGMQGPQGMQGPQGMQGPQGMQVPQTMQGMQVPQSMQGSQGMPGIQGPQVMQGMQGPAGPRAIQNPFLNRAQFPNNFGNQGPSQQFYPSSNGYLNSGIQGNMQAPNMQPNVPTRPVGPFAQRQSVRPLEIYRGMNAYTLRIINIPATVKLSALCDRLSEFGRVTGLELAGPGAATVKYESAGDAERCFRNYRQVFEY; from the exons ATGAGTGTTGAAATAGAGTTTGGAGGCAATAGAAGGAGGAAAGCTGCGAATGATGATGATTCCAGTAGCAACCAAAGTAGCCCTGGGCCATCGACAAAGAAACAGCGATCTGACTGTGGCTCCAATATGTCGATTTCTACAACGGATGGGGATAAAGAACAAATATTTAAGCTTGTTATGACAAACTTACCTGGAGGATGGACTTGTGACCAAGTTATGAACTACATAAGAGAGGAG ATTGGTGAAAATGCACTGTTAGTTAATGACTTTAGAGACACTGAGTCGGATTTTCAAATCAGACTGAAATTCAAAACTGAGGAAGAAAGGAAtaaagttttggagaagttGAAAATAAAGCAAGCTTTGGGATTAGTGTGCGTGGACACTGAAG ATCAAGCCAGTGATGAGGAAGAATCAGTTAGAAGTGAGGTGATGGTTGAACACAG AGACAAGAAAGGTCAAGATGTAGGGACGAACATAAGTATTGATGTTTGGGACGTCGATCCGAAGACTTTGTATGGACTCAAGGAGTCATTTCTCACATCCTTAGACATCACTCCACCTCTATCAAATTGGGTTCTTGTTACGAAT TTCCGATGTGACCGTTCTGAGCTCAAAGAGGTGTTGGAACTAGCTGGTCACGTGGTGGTATGCCATGTGGTGACTGTGGCTAAGAGATTTGCCAACGTCATGTACAGCCATCCATTAGAAGCCGTGCAG GCCATATCGATGCTAAACGGTCAAACCTACTATGGACAAACCCTTAAAATAACAATGGACCACCAGTCAGAATATTGGAAGATATTACCAAAAGGCCTAGCCAACTTAGGCCCCGGGCTAGGAAAATACGGCAAACCCGTCCGCAACATAGCTAAAGAGTACGAAAGATTCGTATCTGGCAAATCGACTTTCAtagaaacaaaaatattcaaatctGAAAACAGCTCAGATCTGCTCAAAGAAATTATTTCCAGCATAGGTAGACCTGAAAGAAACGAGGATACACCGAAACTAGTAATTGATACTGAAATTGGTGAGTCTAAAGTAAAAGAAGAATCACCAAATGAAGAAATAAAGTCCGTAAACAGCTCACCAGAACTTGAATCAAGGAAAACTCCAGATTTGAACACAGGACAAGCATTAGGTGTTAATAATGGTGATACTGAATCTATTAATGGTGCGTTCAATCATAATTGGCAAAGCAATTCAACTTTCAACAAACCAACCAACTTTGGACAGAGTTCGGGAACAAATGGTGAAACGGGATTTAATGCACAATTCGAAATGAACCAAGGCCCAAGTGATTCAAGGCAAATAAGCGGTGTTGGTTTTCAAGGGACGCAAGGAGGTCCTCGACTTCGACCAATGCTAAGCATGCAGGGAATGCAAGGGCCTCAAACTATGCAAAGGCCTCAAGTCATGCAAGGTATGCAAGGATCTCAAACCTTGCAAGGTATGCAAGGGCCTCAAGGTATGTCAGGCCTGCAAGGGGCTCTAGCTATGCAAGTCAATCAAGGGCCTCAAGCCATGCAAGGCCTGCAAGGGCCTCAAGGCATGCAAGGGCCTCAAGGCATGCAAGGACCTCAAGGCATGCAAGGGCCTCAAGGCATGCAAGGACCTCAAGGTATGCAGGGGCCTCAAGGCATGCAAGTACCTCAAACCATGCAAGGTATGCAAGTGCCTCAAAGCATGCAAGGTTCGCAAGGTATGCCCGGTATTCAAGGGCCTCAAGTTATGCAAGGCATGCAAGGACCAGCAGGCCCTAGGGCGATCCAAAATCCCTTCCTCAACCGAGCACAGTTCCCAAACAACTTTGGCAACCAAGGACCCAGTCAGCAATTTTACCCATCCAGCAATGGTTACCTGAACTCCGGTATACAGGGTAACATGCAAGCTCCGAATATGCAACCTAATGTACCGACGAGGCCTGTTGGGCCGTTCGCTCAAAGACAGTCGGTGAGACCGCTGGAGATCTACCGAGGAATGAACGCTTACACATTGAGGATCATCAAT ATACCGGCGACGGTGAAGCTGAGCGCGCTGTGCGACCGGCTGTCGGAGTTCGGTCGCGTGACGGGGCTGGAGCTGGCCGGCCCCGGCGCCGCCACCGTCAAGTACGAGAGCGCTGGTGACGCCGAGAGGTGCTTCC GTAATTACCGGCAAGTTTTTGAATATTGA
- the LOC121734475 gene encoding uncharacterized protein LOC121734475: MTDSQYEVHCWSDSMIALAWIQGDIHRWQKFVSTRVQKITEIVEPSRWHHVSTELNAADCATRGLTVAQLESHSLWWGPEWLNKLDISSIENVSNLTTCIEEIKASVNATLSTTIIKHKTLILQLLNEYSSLARVATTVAWLSRYILWLRNKKNVPHQNYLSAVEMENAYCIIIRTVQSIEFKEEFSCILQNRKLPRNSKVLCLNPFISKDGYVRVVSVKTKNGILKRPILKLSRLPVKESDTVQVNSSSSDHDRHVVTPGTMSRVQPESQTNQLPPSRRRPRRNNLCHFIFTLLAMFLFTISPTQGTYNISNFNSSQSLHTWDQMKMQLENIKKEADVVYSPVSVHDVHHYTAIYATLTLLILGGCIYVVRRVRKTSQQQFRVSPAVTAPVVLRAVEATNVELPELPTKQQSSSSTGVVPPSTSTQSCVKTSGKCKKSVRLSVPKISESEISDY; encoded by the exons ATGACGGACAGTCAATATGAGGTACATTGCTGGAGTGACTCTATGATTGCATTGGCTTGGATTCAAGGTGACATTCACAGATGGCAGAAATTTGTATCCACCAGAGTGCAAAAGATTACAGAAATTGTCGAACCTTCACGTTGGCATCATGTGAGTACAGAATTAAATGCAGCAGACTGTGCTACAAGAGGATTGACAGTTGCACAACTAGAATCCCATTCATTATGGTGGGGCCCAGAATGGCTCAACAAGTTAGATATAAGTTCAATTGAAAACGTTTCTAATTTAACTACATGTATTGAAGAAATTAAGGCTAGTGTGAACGCGACTTTATCAACTACAATTATAAAACATAAGactttaatattacaattattgaaTGAATACAGTTCATTGGCACGTGTCGCAACAACAGTGGCATGGCTATCACGTTACATCCTGTGGCTTCGCAACAAGAAGAATGTGCCACATCAGAATTATTTGTCAGCTGTTGAAATGGAAAATgcatattgtattataattagaACTGTACAATCTATAGAATTTAAGGAAGAATTTAGTTGTATTTTACAGAATAGAAAATTACCTAGGAATAGTAAGGTATTATGTTTAAAtccgtttatta GCAAGGATGGGTACGTGAGAGTGGTATCGGTTAAGACCAAGAATGGTATATTGAAAAGGCCAATTTTAAAACTTTCCCGACTTCCAGTCAAGGAGAGCGATACCGTACAGGTAAACAGCAGCTCTAGTGATCATGATCGACATGTCGTGACCCCTGGGACAATGAGCAGGGTACAACCAGAAAGCCAAACAAACCAGCTACCGCCATCTCGACGTCGACCTCgaagaaataatttatgtcattttatatttactttacttgctatgtttttatttacaatttcacCCACACAGGGAACCTACAATATATCAAATTTCAACTCGAGTCAAAGCCT TCATACTTGGGATCAGATGAAGATGCAGTTGGAGAACATAAAAAAGGAAGCTGATGTGGTTTACTCTCCCGTCAGTGTACACGATGTACACCACTATACTGCGATCTACGCCACGCTGACACTGCTGATCTTAGGGGGGTGCATTTACGTCGTCCGTCGTGTTCGTAAGACAAGCCAACAACAGTTTCGAGTGTCCCCTGCTGTCACTGCTCCGGTGGTTCTGCGGGCGGTGGAGGCGACTAACGTGGAACTTCCGGAGCTGCCTACAAAGCAgcagtcatcatcatcaacggGGGTGGTTCCTCCGAGCACCAGTACGCAGTCATGTGTGAAAACAAGTGGCAAGTGTAAAAAATCTGTGCGATTGTCAGTTCCAAAAATTAGTGAAAGTGAAATTAgtgattattaa